One genomic segment of Ancylobacter sp. IITR112 includes these proteins:
- the ampC gene encoding class C beta-lactamase, translating to MITLSRRAVLASALLPLGAAIAPARAQSAKAAPDFGKVAAPIFTALAKANGIPGLVVGLTRNGQHEILAIGQTARTDGKPVDGDTLFELGSVSKTFNVTLAALAAERGRLDLDAPLDKVAQRLTGTAFGALTPLDLATHATGGMPLQVPDSVRNEKELVEWLAAWKPAAPPATRRAYSNISIGVLGLVTATALGTSFPRAAENDLFPALGLSSTYIEVPENEMARYAMGYTKADKPARVSPGLLAPEAYGVKSTALDMLTFLDANMGVGTVEPEMARALARTHTGYYQTADYVQEMVWERYPWPVKRDRLLAGNSLDMAMKPQPIKKLDPPSPPAPVSFINKTGSTNGFGSYVAMIPAEKLGIVVLANRNYPNEERVKAVYALVEGLRGAG from the coding sequence ATGATCACATTGTCCCGCCGCGCCGTGCTCGCCTCGGCGCTGCTGCCGCTCGGCGCCGCCATCGCGCCGGCCCGCGCCCAGAGCGCCAAGGCTGCGCCCGATTTCGGCAAGGTCGCGGCGCCCATCTTCACCGCGCTCGCCAAGGCCAACGGCATTCCCGGCCTCGTCGTCGGCCTCACCCGCAACGGCCAGCACGAAATCCTCGCCATCGGCCAGACCGCCCGCACCGACGGCAAGCCGGTGGATGGCGACACGCTGTTCGAGCTCGGTTCGGTCAGCAAGACGTTCAACGTCACGCTGGCCGCGCTGGCGGCGGAGCGCGGGCGGCTCGACCTCGACGCGCCGCTGGACAAGGTCGCGCAGCGGCTCACCGGCACCGCCTTCGGCGCGCTCACCCCGCTCGACCTCGCCACCCATGCGACGGGCGGCATGCCGCTGCAGGTGCCCGACAGCGTGCGCAACGAGAAGGAACTGGTGGAGTGGCTCGCGGCCTGGAAGCCGGCGGCGCCCCCGGCGACACGGCGCGCCTATTCCAACATCAGCATCGGCGTGCTCGGCCTCGTCACCGCCACCGCGCTGGGCACCAGCTTCCCCCGCGCGGCGGAGAACGACCTGTTCCCGGCGCTCGGCCTCTCCAGCACCTATATCGAGGTGCCGGAGAACGAGATGGCCCGCTACGCAATGGGCTACACCAAGGCCGACAAGCCGGCCCGCGTCAGCCCGGGCCTGCTGGCGCCGGAAGCCTATGGGGTGAAATCGACAGCGCTCGACATGCTCACCTTCCTCGACGCCAATATGGGCGTCGGCACGGTCGAGCCGGAGATGGCGCGGGCGCTGGCGCGCACCCATACCGGCTATTACCAGACCGCCGACTATGTGCAGGAAATGGTGTGGGAGCGCTATCCCTGGCCGGTGAAGCGCGACCGGCTGCTCGCCGGCAATTCGCTCGACATGGCGATGAAGCCGCAGCCGATCAAGAAGCTCGATCCGCCCTCCCCGCCAGCCCCAGTGAGCTTCATCAACAAGACCGGCTCGACCAATGGCTTCGGCAGCTATGTCGCGATGATCCCGGCGGAAAAGCTCGGCATCGTGGTGCTCGCCAACCGCAACTATCCCAATGAAGAGCGGGTGAAGGCGGTCTATGCGCTGGTGGAAGGGCTGCGCGGCGCCGGCTGA
- the pip gene encoding prolyl aminopeptidase yields MSDLRTLYPPIEPFETGMLDVGNGHCIYWERVGTKGGKPAVFLHGGPGGGIVPAHRSLFDPSRYEVVLFDQRGCGRSTPYAALEHNTTWDLVADIERLREAFGFDTWQVFGGSWGSTLALAYAETHPERVSELILRGVYTLTQAELDWYYRFGVSEMFPDKWERFLEPLKTPEQRADPVTAYRALLTGADEAVRREAARAWSSWEGETITLLPDAGYSTSFSDGHFALAFARIENHYFFHKAWLRERQLLDDAHRLRGIPGVIVHGRYDMPCPARYAWELAKIWTDAEFHLIEGAGHAFSEPGILDRLIRATDTFAR; encoded by the coding sequence ATGAGCGACCTGCGCACCCTCTATCCGCCCATCGAACCTTTCGAGACCGGCATGCTCGATGTCGGCAACGGCCATTGCATCTATTGGGAGCGCGTGGGGACGAAGGGCGGCAAGCCGGCCGTGTTCCTGCATGGCGGGCCGGGCGGCGGCATCGTGCCCGCCCACCGCTCGCTGTTCGACCCCAGCCGCTATGAGGTGGTCCTGTTCGACCAGCGCGGCTGCGGGCGCTCCACCCCCTATGCTGCGCTGGAGCACAACACCACCTGGGACCTGGTGGCGGATATTGAGCGGCTGCGCGAGGCCTTCGGCTTCGACACATGGCAGGTCTTCGGCGGGTCCTGGGGCTCGACGCTGGCGCTCGCCTACGCTGAAACCCATCCCGAGCGGGTGAGCGAACTGATCCTGCGCGGCGTCTACACCCTCACCCAGGCGGAACTCGACTGGTATTACCGCTTCGGCGTCTCCGAGATGTTCCCGGACAAATGGGAGCGCTTCCTTGAACCGCTGAAGACGCCGGAACAGCGCGCCGACCCCGTCACCGCCTATCGCGCTTTGCTCACCGGCGCGGACGAGGCGGTGAGGCGGGAAGCAGCCAGGGCGTGGTCGAGCTGGGAAGGCGAGACCATCACCCTGCTGCCGGATGCCGGCTATTCCACCAGTTTCAGCGACGGGCATTTCGCCCTCGCCTTCGCCCGCATCGAGAACCACTACTTCTTCCACAAGGCCTGGCTGCGCGAGCGCCAGCTTCTCGACGACGCGCACCGGCTGCGCGGCATTCCCGGCGTCATCGTCCATGGCCGCTACGACATGCCCTGCCCGGCCCGCTATGCCTGGGAACTGGCGAAGATCTGGACCGATGCCGAGTTCCACCTGATCGAGGGCGCCGGCCACGCCTTTTCCGAGCCCGGCATTCTCGACCGGCTCATCCGCGCCACGGACACATTCGCCCGTTAG
- a CDS encoding transglycosylase domain-containing protein: MFGRRGDRERREPVLGTPGFDGDLRLSADDRPTLPPAAPDRARSRKAAKALPPPRVSRRRHDEWEEAEEAEWEDEPRVARTSRNRRQDEERVRERGRSSGRRRPPRRGLIGRLVYWGVVLGLWGAIGLAGLIFYEASQLPPIQNLAIPERPPTVIIQGADGQAIATRGEMGGTNVPLRALPPYLPQAFVAIEDRRFYSHFGLDPLGLARAVVVNLTRGRVREGGSTLTQQLAKNLFLTQERTLSRKVQELILSIWLETKYTKNEILELYMNRVYFGAGAYGVEAAAQRYFGKSARQVTLSEAAMLAGLVKSPSALAPTRNLEGAQARAEVVLAAMQEAGFITPEMRQTALNRPATVAKAQGPDSYGYVADWVLDQVKTLVGPVTQDLVVQTTIDPAVQTAADKALKDALAKSGKKLGVEQGALVVMDTVGGVRALVGGRSYEESQYNRAVTARRQPGSAFKPFVYLTAMERGLTPESVRADAPIQLKGWKPENFSRDYRGAVELKTALALSLNTVAVRLALEVGPDEVVKTAHRLGINSKLEPNASIALGTSEVSVLEMASAYAPFANGGVGVTPHVIERVRDRSGAILYTYAEAGRGMVMAPPHVAMMNRMMQDVLITGTARRADLPGWPAAGKTGTSQDYRDAWFVGYTGRFITSVWLGNDDSSPTRKAGGSGLPVEIWSQVMKAAHKDQPVVALPGTAVPVSAGGGQLPPGDVPEEPVVTGGPSRAPAAPRPGLDNWLLDKLFGSG, encoded by the coding sequence ATGTTCGGACGACGCGGCGACAGGGAGAGGCGCGAGCCGGTGCTGGGAACGCCCGGCTTCGATGGCGATCTGCGCCTCAGCGCCGATGATCGGCCGACGCTTCCTCCGGCCGCGCCGGACCGCGCGCGCAGCCGCAAGGCAGCGAAGGCGCTGCCGCCGCCGCGCGTCTCCCGCCGCCGGCATGACGAATGGGAGGAGGCCGAGGAGGCCGAGTGGGAGGACGAGCCGCGCGTGGCGAGGACAAGCCGGAACCGCCGACAGGATGAGGAGCGCGTACGGGAGCGCGGCCGCAGCAGCGGGCGCCGCCGCCCGCCCCGCCGCGGGCTGATCGGCCGGCTGGTCTATTGGGGCGTCGTTCTCGGCCTGTGGGGGGCGATCGGCCTTGCCGGGCTGATCTTCTACGAGGCGAGCCAGTTGCCGCCGATCCAGAACCTCGCCATTCCCGAGCGGCCGCCGACCGTCATCATCCAGGGGGCGGACGGGCAAGCGATTGCCACGCGCGGCGAGATGGGCGGCACCAATGTGCCGCTGCGGGCGCTGCCGCCCTATCTGCCGCAGGCTTTCGTCGCCATCGAGGATCGGCGCTTCTATTCGCATTTCGGGCTTGATCCGCTGGGCCTTGCCCGCGCCGTGGTGGTGAACCTGACCCGGGGGCGGGTGCGCGAGGGCGGCTCGACGCTGACCCAGCAATTGGCGAAGAATCTGTTCCTCACCCAGGAGCGCACTTTGTCGCGCAAGGTGCAGGAACTCATTCTCTCCATCTGGCTGGAGACCAAGTACACCAAGAACGAGATCCTCGAACTCTATATGAACCGCGTCTATTTCGGCGCCGGCGCCTATGGGGTGGAAGCCGCCGCGCAGCGCTATTTCGGCAAGTCCGCCCGGCAGGTGACGCTGTCGGAGGCGGCGATGCTGGCCGGGCTGGTGAAATCGCCCTCCGCCCTCGCCCCCACCCGCAACCTGGAGGGCGCGCAGGCGCGCGCCGAGGTGGTGCTGGCGGCGATGCAGGAGGCCGGCTTCATCACCCCGGAAATGCGCCAGACCGCGCTCAATCGCCCCGCCACCGTGGCGAAGGCGCAGGGGCCGGATTCCTATGGCTATGTCGCCGACTGGGTGCTCGATCAGGTGAAGACGCTGGTCGGCCCGGTGACGCAGGACCTCGTGGTCCAGACCACCATCGACCCCGCCGTGCAGACCGCCGCCGACAAGGCGCTGAAGGACGCGCTGGCGAAATCCGGCAAGAAGCTCGGCGTCGAGCAGGGCGCGCTCGTGGTGATGGACACGGTGGGCGGCGTGCGGGCGCTGGTCGGCGGGCGTTCCTATGAGGAGAGCCAATACAACCGCGCGGTGACGGCGCGGCGCCAGCCCGGCTCCGCGTTCAAGCCCTTCGTCTATCTCACCGCCATGGAGCGCGGGCTGACCCCGGAAAGCGTGCGCGCCGACGCGCCGATCCAGCTCAAGGGCTGGAAGCCGGAGAATTTCTCCCGCGACTATCGCGGCGCGGTCGAGCTGAAGACGGCGCTGGCGCTGTCGCTCAACACGGTGGCGGTGCGCCTCGCGCTGGAAGTGGGGCCGGACGAGGTGGTGAAGACCGCGCACCGGCTCGGCATCAATTCCAAGCTGGAGCCCAATGCCTCGATCGCGCTCGGCACCTCGGAAGTCTCGGTGCTGGAAATGGCCAGCGCCTATGCGCCCTTCGCCAATGGCGGCGTCGGCGTCACCCCGCATGTCATCGAGCGGGTGCGCGACCGGAGCGGGGCCATCCTCTACACCTATGCCGAGGCCGGGCGCGGCATGGTGATGGCGCCGCCGCATGTGGCGATGATGAACCGGATGATGCAGGACGTGCTGATCACCGGCACCGCGCGGCGCGCCGACCTGCCGGGCTGGCCCGCTGCCGGCAAGACCGGCACCAGCCAGGATTATCGCGACGCCTGGTTCGTCGGCTATACCGGCCGCTTCATCACCAGCGTCTGGCTCGGCAATGACGATTCCTCGCCGACCAGGAAGGCCGGCGGCTCCGGTCTGCCAGTGGAGATCTGGAGCCAGGTGATGAAGGCGGCGCACAAGGACCAGCCGGTCGTCGCGCTGCCGGGCACGGCGGTGCCCGTCAGTGCCGGGGGCGGGCAATTGCCGCCCGGCGACGTGCCCGAGGAGCCGGTGGTGACCGGTGGCCCCTCGCGCGCGCCCGCCGCCCCGCGACCCGGCCTCGACAACTGGCTGCTCGACAAGCTGTTTGGCAGCGGGTGA
- a CDS encoding M48 family metallopeptidase has product MLFRALIPARRKTPAAPEPSHFRLRLTGEDVLVQLRRNPRARRYTLRVRAATRDVVLTLPARGTLNEALDFARRHAGWVELRLARLPDTVAFAPGAHLPLRGTPHRIVHVPQARGTVWAGLEENEPVLFVAGEAAHVGRRVSDFLKREARRDLVAAARRHAGALGVTITRITLRDTASRWGSCSSTGALSFSWRLILAPPAVLDYLAAHEVAHRREMNHGPRFWATVDGLFPERHAAEAWLKTHGASLHRYGAE; this is encoded by the coding sequence ATGCTCTTCCGCGCCCTCATCCCCGCCCGCCGCAAGACCCCGGCCGCGCCCGAGCCCAGCCATTTCCGGCTGCGGCTCACCGGCGAGGACGTGCTCGTTCAGTTGCGCCGCAATCCGCGGGCGCGGCGCTACACGCTGCGGGTCCGCGCCGCCACGCGCGACGTGGTGCTCACCCTGCCGGCGCGCGGCACGCTGAACGAGGCGCTGGACTTCGCCCGCCGCCATGCCGGCTGGGTGGAGCTGCGGCTCGCGCGCCTGCCGGACACTGTCGCCTTCGCCCCCGGCGCGCATCTGCCGCTGCGCGGCACCCCGCACCGCATCGTCCATGTGCCGCAGGCGCGCGGCACGGTGTGGGCGGGACTTGAGGAAAACGAGCCGGTGCTGTTCGTCGCCGGCGAGGCGGCCCATGTCGGCCGGCGTGTCAGTGATTTCCTCAAGCGCGAGGCCCGCCGCGATCTTGTCGCGGCCGCGCGGCGCCATGCCGGCGCGCTCGGCGTGACCATCACCCGCATCACCCTGCGCGACACGGCGAGCCGCTGGGGCTCCTGCTCCAGCACCGGCGCGCTGTCCTTCTCCTGGCGGCTGATCCTCGCCCCGCCCGCGGTGCTGGATTATCTCGCCGCGCATGAGGTGGCGCATCGGCGCGAGATGAACCACGGCCCGCGCTTCTGGGCCACTGTGGACGGCCTGTTCCCCGAGCGCCACGCCGCCGAGGCCTGGCTGAAGACGCACGGCGCCAGTCTCCACCGCTACGGGGCGGAGTAG
- a CDS encoding GcrA family cell cycle regulator — translation MNWTDERVELLKKLWSEGLSASQIAAELGGVTRNAVIGKVHRLGLSGRAKAPAAPAPRPRKPRPAPAAQVARPMVQGNTVLAPVMAPVAEPEPEVVPDAVAKVIPMGERCTILDLTEFTCRWPVGDPGKGDFHYCGSRSKTGLPYCAYHARIAYQPVQDRNRRRVAR, via the coding sequence ATGAACTGGACCGACGAACGAGTCGAGCTGCTGAAGAAACTCTGGTCGGAAGGCCTCTCGGCAAGCCAGATCGCGGCAGAACTCGGCGGCGTCACGCGCAACGCGGTCATCGGCAAGGTGCACCGGCTGGGCCTGTCCGGCCGCGCCAAGGCGCCGGCCGCGCCGGCGCCGCGCCCGCGCAAGCCGCGCCCCGCGCCGGCGGCCCAGGTGGCGCGGCCGATGGTGCAGGGCAACACCGTCCTCGCCCCGGTCATGGCGCCCGTAGCCGAGCCGGAGCCGGAAGTGGTGCCGGACGCGGTCGCCAAGGTGATCCCGATGGGCGAGCGCTGCACCATTCTCGACCTCACCGAATTCACCTGCCGCTGGCCGGTGGGCGACCCCGGCAAGGGCGATTTCCATTATTGCGGCAGCCGCTCCAAGACCGGCCTGCCCTATTGCGCCTATCACGCCCGCATCGCCTATCAGCCGGTGCAGGACCGCAACCGCCGCCGCGTCGCCCGTTAG
- a CDS encoding GCG_CRPN prefix-to-repeats domain-containing protein — protein sequence MPRLAAAFACLSLLALSAGAAIALPAGSPATAPLAGARPDPGLTPVAQGCGPGAWRGPWGGCRDTPYTGPLPGGGYAGPPGAPVYYGNGCPPGFWRGPWGHCRDTPYHGPLPGGGWKP from the coding sequence ATGCCGCGCCTTGCCGCCGCCTTTGCCTGCCTGAGCCTTCTCGCCCTCTCCGCCGGCGCGGCCATTGCCCTGCCGGCCGGCTCTCCCGCGACGGCGCCGCTGGCGGGCGCGCGTCCGGACCCCGGCCTCACCCCGGTGGCCCAGGGCTGCGGGCCCGGCGCCTGGCGCGGGCCGTGGGGCGGGTGCCGCGACACGCCCTATACCGGGCCGCTGCCCGGCGGCGGCTATGCCGGCCCGCCCGGCGCGCCGGTCTATTACGGCAATGGCTGCCCGCCCGGCTTCTGGCGCGGGCCGTGGGGTCATTGCCGCGACACGCCCTATCACGGCCCGCTGCCCGGCGGCGGCTGGAAGCCCTGA
- a CDS encoding Spy/CpxP family protein refolding chaperone gives MTSFLRLATLATVLAMGNVAQAQSPAPAAPPPSAEAAQPLVDLYSEEDAQATLDARLVALKTVIRLTPEQEKLWPPVEEAIRHAARNAAGRAADRAEAEPAQDFLDVLERLAAAEAARASDLNSIVAALKPLVATLSVEQKRRLPAFLGMTDDAGRPQPTLELWIFEAEQE, from the coding sequence ATGACCTCTTTCCTCAGACTGGCGACGCTCGCCACCGTGCTTGCGATGGGCAATGTCGCGCAGGCGCAGAGCCCGGCACCCGCCGCGCCGCCCCCCTCCGCCGAGGCGGCGCAGCCTCTCGTCGACCTCTATAGTGAGGAGGACGCGCAGGCGACGCTGGATGCGCGGCTGGTGGCGCTGAAGACCGTCATCCGCCTGACCCCGGAGCAGGAGAAGCTGTGGCCGCCGGTGGAGGAGGCGATCCGCCACGCGGCGAGGAACGCCGCCGGTCGCGCCGCGGACCGGGCAGAAGCTGAGCCGGCACAGGATTTTCTCGACGTGCTGGAGCGTCTCGCCGCGGCAGAAGCAGCCCGAGCCTCCGACCTCAATTCGATCGTCGCGGCGCTGAAGCCGCTGGTCGCCACGCTGAGCGTGGAGCAGAAGCGCCGCCTCCCGGCTTTTCTCGGCATGACCGACGATGCGGGCCGCCCGCAACCGACGCTGGAACTGTGGATTTTCGAGGCCGAGCAGGAATAG
- a CDS encoding aspartate aminotransferase family protein, producing MITPILPTYNRVDLVFDRGEGAWLFTKDGERYLDFTAGIAVNVLGHAHPHLVAALTEQAGKLWHLSNLFRIEGGERLAARLTAATFADTMFFTNSGAEALECAIKMARKYHSASGQPERARIITFEGAFHGRTLATIAAGGNAKYLEGFGPAMPGFDQVPFGDLDAVKAAIGPETGAVLIEPVQGEGGVRAVSWAFLRELRALCDAHGLLLILDEVQCGVGRTGKFFAHEWAGITPDIMAVAKGIGGGFPVGACLATENAAKGMTAGTHGSTYGGNPLAMSVANAVLDVVLEDGFLDRVLATSARLRQRLAELKDRHPAVIAEVRGEGLLLGLRTVVPNTDFIAAMRAEGMLAPSAAENVVRLLPPLTIGEAEIDAAFDKLDAACTRIEAVLKASAAKGAAA from the coding sequence GTGATCACCCCCATCCTGCCGACCTATAACCGTGTCGACCTCGTCTTCGATCGGGGCGAGGGCGCCTGGCTGTTCACCAAGGACGGGGAGCGATATCTCGACTTCACCGCCGGCATCGCGGTGAACGTGCTCGGCCACGCCCATCCCCATCTCGTGGCGGCGCTGACCGAACAGGCCGGCAAGCTCTGGCATCTGTCCAACCTTTTTCGCATCGAAGGCGGCGAGCGCCTCGCCGCGCGCCTCACCGCAGCGACCTTCGCCGACACCATGTTCTTCACGAACTCGGGTGCGGAGGCGCTGGAATGCGCGATCAAGATGGCGCGGAAGTACCATTCCGCCAGCGGCCAGCCCGAGCGCGCCCGCATCATCACCTTCGAGGGCGCCTTCCACGGCCGCACGCTGGCGACCATCGCCGCCGGCGGCAATGCGAAATATCTGGAGGGCTTCGGCCCGGCCATGCCCGGCTTCGACCAGGTGCCGTTCGGCGATCTCGACGCGGTGAAGGCGGCGATCGGCCCGGAGACCGGCGCCGTTCTCATCGAGCCGGTGCAGGGCGAGGGCGGCGTGCGCGCCGTCTCCTGGGCGTTCCTGCGCGAGCTGCGCGCGCTGTGCGACGCGCATGGCCTGCTGCTCATCCTCGACGAGGTGCAGTGCGGCGTCGGGCGCACCGGCAAGTTCTTCGCCCATGAATGGGCCGGTATCACCCCGGACATCATGGCCGTGGCCAAGGGCATTGGCGGCGGCTTCCCCGTCGGCGCCTGCCTCGCCACCGAGAACGCCGCCAAGGGCATGACCGCCGGCACGCATGGCTCGACCTATGGCGGCAACCCGCTGGCGATGAGCGTCGCCAATGCGGTGCTGGACGTGGTGCTGGAAGACGGCTTCCTCGACCGCGTGCTCGCCACTTCCGCCCGGCTGCGCCAGCGCCTCGCCGAGCTGAAGGACCGCCACCCGGCGGTGATCGCGGAAGTGCGCGGCGAGGGGCTGCTGCTCGGCCTGCGCACCGTGGTGCCGAACACGGATTTCATCGCCGCCATGCGCGCGGAAGGCATGCTCGCCCCCTCGGCGGCGGAGAATGTGGTGCGCCTGCTGCCGCCGCTGACCATTGGCGAGGCGGAAATCGACGCGGCGTTCGACAAGCTCGACGCCGCCTGCACGCGGATCGAGGCAGTGCTGAAGGCCTCGGCCGCGAAGGGAGCGGCGGCATGA
- the argF gene encoding ornithine carbamoyltransferase has protein sequence MNAHHRGAVKHFLDLDQMPADELRAVMELSKSLKSRRREVAMERPFAGKALAMVFDQPSTRTRISFDLAMRQLGGETLMLTGAEMQLGRGETIADTARVLSRYVDAIMIRILDHAALAELAEHATVPVINGLTRDSHPCQIMADVLTFEEHRGPITGRTVAWTGDANNVLVSWVHAAQRFDFALNVATPPELAPRPALVNWVRETGAKVTFGHEAEAAVEGADCVVTDTWVSMGDAEAERRHNLLKPFQVNGALMRRAAKDALFMHCLPAHRGEEVTDEVMDGPQSVVFDEAENRLHAQKGILAWCLEGAVA, from the coding sequence ATGAACGCGCATCATCGGGGTGCGGTGAAGCACTTTCTCGACCTTGACCAGATGCCGGCGGACGAACTGCGCGCGGTGATGGAGCTGTCGAAGAGCCTGAAGAGCCGCCGCCGCGAAGTGGCGATGGAGCGGCCCTTTGCCGGCAAAGCGCTGGCGATGGTGTTCGATCAGCCCTCGACCCGCACGCGCATTTCCTTCGATCTCGCCATGCGCCAGCTTGGCGGCGAGACGCTGATGCTGACCGGCGCGGAGATGCAGCTCGGGCGGGGCGAGACCATCGCCGACACCGCCCGCGTGCTTTCGCGCTATGTCGACGCGATCATGATCCGCATTCTCGACCACGCGGCGCTGGCCGAACTCGCCGAGCATGCCACCGTCCCCGTGATCAACGGGCTGACGCGCGATTCCCATCCCTGCCAGATCATGGCCGATGTGCTTACCTTCGAGGAGCATCGCGGGCCGATCACCGGGCGCACCGTCGCCTGGACCGGCGACGCCAATAATGTGCTGGTGTCCTGGGTGCATGCGGCGCAGCGCTTCGACTTCGCGCTCAACGTCGCCACGCCGCCCGAACTGGCCCCGCGTCCCGCGCTGGTGAACTGGGTGCGCGAGACCGGCGCCAAGGTCACCTTCGGCCATGAAGCGGAAGCGGCGGTGGAAGGCGCGGACTGCGTCGTCACCGACACCTGGGTGTCGATGGGCGATGCCGAGGCCGAACGCCGGCACAATCTGCTGAAACCCTTCCAGGTGAATGGCGCGCTGATGCGGCGGGCGGCGAAGGATGCGCTGTTCATGCACTGCCTGCCGGCGCATCGCGGCGAGGAAGTCACCGACGAGGTGATGGACGGTCCGCAATCGGTGGTGTTCGACGAGGCGGAGAACCGGCTGCACGCGCAGAAGGGCATCCTCGCCTGGTGCCTCGAAGGCGCGGTGGCCTAG